The Phycisphaeraceae bacterium genome has a window encoding:
- a CDS encoding thiamine-monophosphate kinase, which yields MREFSLLQHVYASNPSLDRRVLIPPGDDMAMVALSAASGGRTGSGCVLAAVDQLVAGRHFDASVTPVELVGRKAVARSLSDVAAMAARPLCTLAAVTLPPEYGEPNATRLFDAMRRTAEQFECPLVGGDIAFHPRGGLPLVCSVTVLAEPIDEAHPPVTRRGAQPGDGVYVTGTVGGSLGADRLGKHLTFDPRINEAIEIRLALGDRLHAMLDISDGLGRDAAHLVEGADLTIEIEVSRIPLTPGRAWREALSDGEDYELCFTAAGQAPGRVRNLPVTRVGRVVRGGGCEAGRAIAITPSGERVDISVAGWEHADADRVDRSSRDERGDGS from the coding sequence ATGCGTGAGTTCTCCCTGCTCCAGCACGTCTACGCCTCCAATCCGTCGCTGGACCGGCGCGTGCTGATTCCGCCGGGCGACGACATGGCGATGGTGGCGCTTTCAGCCGCGAGCGGCGGGCGTACGGGTAGCGGATGCGTCCTGGCGGCGGTGGATCAACTCGTCGCGGGGCGGCATTTCGACGCGTCAGTCACGCCCGTCGAGCTCGTGGGACGCAAGGCGGTGGCTCGTTCGCTCAGCGACGTCGCCGCCATGGCCGCCAGACCGCTCTGCACGCTGGCCGCTGTCACGCTGCCGCCGGAGTACGGCGAGCCGAACGCCACGCGGCTGTTCGACGCCATGCGTCGCACCGCGGAACAGTTCGAGTGTCCGCTGGTGGGGGGGGACATCGCGTTCCACCCGCGCGGGGGTCTGCCGCTCGTGTGTTCGGTCACGGTGCTGGCCGAGCCGATTGATGAGGCCCATCCGCCCGTCACGCGCCGCGGTGCGCAGCCGGGCGACGGGGTGTACGTGACCGGAACCGTGGGGGGGTCGCTCGGCGCCGACCGGCTCGGAAAGCATCTCACCTTCGATCCGCGCATCAACGAGGCCATCGAGATTCGACTGGCGCTGGGCGATCGGCTGCACGCCATGCTTGACATCAGCGACGGACTGGGACGCGATGCGGCGCATCTGGTCGAGGGTGCGGATCTGACCATCGAAATCGAGGTGAGTCGAATCCCCCTCACGCCGGGCCGCGCCTGGCGCGAGGCGTTGAGCGACGGTGAGGATTACGAACTGTGCTTTACCGCCGCGGGCCAGGCGCCCGGGCGCGTGCGCAATCTGCCGGTGACGCGCGTCGGGCGCGTGGTGCGCGGGGGCGGATGCGAAGCCGGACGAGCCATCGCCATCACGCCATCCGGTGAGCGGGTGGACATTTCCGTTGCGGGATGGGAGCACGCCGACGCCGACCGGGTCGATCGTTCGTCGCGCGACGAAAGGGGTGATGGTTCGTGA
- the yacG gene encoding DNA gyrase inhibitor YacG, with translation MPDAAAERFARLAPRTRPCPACGRPASMHGPDAPFCSERCRRLDLGDWLSERHRLSRPISPDDEPGA, from the coding sequence GTGCCCGACGCCGCGGCGGAACGGTTCGCTCGGCTTGCGCCGCGCACACGCCCGTGTCCGGCGTGCGGCAGGCCGGCCTCGATGCACGGCCCGGATGCGCCATTCTGCTCCGAGCGTTGCCGCCGGCTCGACCTGGGCGACTGGCTGAGCGAGCGGCATCGCCTCTCGAGGCCGATCAGTCCGGACGATGAACCCGGTGCATGA
- a CDS encoding transcriptional repressor, with translation MASTTGLPDAAAAMAPLCSVFRRYLKSLNLKYTPERADVLDAIIERDGVFEAEELLLEMRQRGYRVSKATIYRTIKLLQEAGIITQALFDSRQAHYQLVYGKAPRDYLVCVKTGEHVEFSDPELVSIRERVARLHGWEAVGHRFQIYAISPRGRAMMEREQSADAREAGQAFPSPTERGGARGRSSRAGRVRRGG, from the coding sequence ATGGCCTCTACCACCGGACTGCCGGACGCCGCCGCGGCCATGGCGCCGCTGTGCTCCGTGTTCCGGCGCTACCTCAAGTCGCTCAATCTCAAGTACACGCCCGAACGGGCTGACGTGCTCGACGCCATCATCGAGCGAGACGGTGTGTTCGAGGCCGAGGAGTTGCTGCTGGAGATGCGGCAGCGCGGCTATCGCGTCTCCAAGGCCACGATCTATCGCACCATCAAGCTGCTCCAGGAGGCGGGCATCATCACCCAGGCGCTCTTCGACTCGCGCCAGGCCCATTATCAACTCGTCTACGGCAAGGCGCCGCGCGACTATCTCGTGTGCGTGAAGACCGGCGAGCATGTGGAGTTCTCCGACCCGGAACTGGTGTCCATCCGCGAGCGCGTCGCCCGCCTGCACGGCTGGGAGGCGGTGGGTCACCGCTTCCAGATCTACGCGATCAGTCCCCGGGGGCGCGCCATGATGGAGCGAGAACAGAGCGCCGACGCCCGGGAAGCGGGTCAGGCCTTCCCCTCCCCCACCGAGCGAGGCGGCGCCCGCGGCCGATCGAGCCGGGCCGGTCGCGTGCGACGAGGGGGTTGA